The sequence CTCTGATATCAAAGGGCCGCAGCAGGTGTCGGCCCACGCGAATGCACGGCGCCCAAGCGGCGCGAAGGAGCCCGACATGATCCGCTCTCTGTGGATTGCCCGCACCGGCCTGGATGCCCAGCAAACCCAGCTGGACGTGATTTCCAACAACCTGGCCAACGTCTCGACCACCGGCTTCAAGCGCTCGCGCGCCGTGTTCGAGGATCTGCTCTACCAGACCCTGCGCCAGCCGGGGGCTCAGTCCACCCAGCAGACGCAGATCTCCAGCGGCCTGCAGATCGGCACCGGCGTGCGCCCGGTCGCCACCGAGCGCATCCACACCCAGGGCAACCTGCAGCAGACCGGCAACGGGCTGGACGTGGCCATCCAGGGTGAGGGCTTCTTCCAGATCCAGCTGCCCGACGGCACCACCGCCTACACGCGCGACGGCTCCTTCCAGCTCGACAACCAGGGCCAGATCGTGACCGCCAGCGGTTACCCGCTGAGCCCGGCCATCATCCTGCCGGCCGACACGCTGAGCATGACCATCGGCAAGGACGGCACGGTCAGCGTGCAGCAGTCTGGGCAGGTCGCACCCACCCAGGTCGGCACCATCCAGCTGGCCACCTTCGTGAACCCGGGCGGTCTGCAGAGCGCAGGCGAGAACCTGTTCCTCGAGACCGCCTCCAGCGGTACGCCGACCCCCAACACGCCGGGGAGCAACGGCGCCGGCGTGCTCAACCAGAACTATGTCGAGACCTCGAACGTGAACGTGGCCGAGGAGCTGGTGCAGATGATCACCACCCAGCGCGCCTACGAGCTCAACTCGCGTGCCATCCAGACCTCCGACCAGATGCTTGGCCGGCTCACGCAACTCTGATCGGGGCCCGGGAGAGCTGTCATGCGCACCCTGATCACCTTGCTGCTGACCACCGTGCTGGCCGGCTGCGCTGCCCTCGAGACCACGCCGCCGACCGCGGTGCATCAGCCCATGTCGGCGCGGCCCGAAGTGCGCGCCGGTATGGCGCCGGCCAACGGCGCGATCTTCCAGACCGTCGGCGTAC comes from Denitromonas sp. and encodes:
- the flgG gene encoding flagellar basal-body rod protein FlgG; the encoded protein is MIRSLWIARTGLDAQQTQLDVISNNLANVSTTGFKRSRAVFEDLLYQTLRQPGAQSTQQTQISSGLQIGTGVRPVATERIHTQGNLQQTGNGLDVAIQGEGFFQIQLPDGTTAYTRDGSFQLDNQGQIVTASGYPLSPAIILPADTLSMTIGKDGTVSVQQSGQVAPTQVGTIQLATFVNPGGLQSAGENLFLETASSGTPTPNTPGSNGAGVLNQNYVETSNVNVAEELVQMITTQRAYELNSRAIQTSDQMLGRLTQL